A DNA window from Falco peregrinus isolate bFalPer1 chromosome 8, bFalPer1.pri, whole genome shotgun sequence contains the following coding sequences:
- the IFIH1 gene encoding interferon-induced helicase C domain-containing protein 1 isoform X3 gives MKMSLPDKDRNQPVFCQTDKQLPYLSMQFKGDCVFQSAGQDQPGRENRQNEMKSSTNEETEIKSQPGYAEMENLKQQENTNDSFSSENCVLETSIGKDSVVSESDVSIGDGRFGNLNENLGQSCTTSDSDEDEMESRASPEPEMILRDYQMEVAKPALNGENIIICLPTGSGKTRVAVYITKDHLDKKKRASELGKVIVLVNKVPLVEQHLRKEFNPFLKRWYQVIGLSGDSQLKISFPEVVRRNDVIISTAQILENSLLNAAEEDEEGVHLSDFSLIIIDECHHTQKEGVYNNIMRRYLKEKMKNRKLAKENKPLIPQPQILGLTASPGVGGATSYSKAEEHILKICANLDACRIMTVEEHVSQLKNQVKEPYKKTVIADDKRRDPFRERITEIMTDIQNYCQLYPKSEFGTQPYEQWVVREEKKAAKEEKRKERVCAEHLKKYNDALQINDTIRMVDAYNHLNNFYKEEKSKKTVRSDDDDDDEPAVSKQDETDEFLIGLFHAKKKQLKELARKPEYENEKLIQLRNTLMEEFTKTKEPRGIIFTKTRLSAVALFQWIKDNPKFEEVGIKAHYLIGAGHNSEMKPMTQNEQREVIDKFRGGNVNLLIATTVAEEGLDIKECNIVIRYGLVTNEIAMVQARGRARADESTYALVASSGSGAVEREDVNIFREKMMYKAIQRVQKMPQEEYLNKIQNFQLQSIVEKQMKAKRDQCKIYKKNPSLITFLCKNCHKLICSGEDIQVIEKMHHVSVKNDFQSLYHTRENKTLQDKHADYQTNGEIICKDCGQAWGNMMVHRGLDLPCLKIRNFVVVFEDKKTTKNIFKKWGELPVTFPTFDYAAHCPSSDED, from the exons ATGAAGATGTCCCTTCCAGACAAGGACAGGAATCAACCTGTCTTCTGCCAGACAGATAAGCAGCTGCCATATTTGAGCATGCAGTTCAAAGGTGATTGCGTGTTCCAGTCTGCAGGACAAGACCAACCAG GAAGAGAGAATAGACAAAATGAGATGAAAAGCAGTACAAATGAAGAAACGGAAATTAAAAGCCAACCAGGATATGCTGAAATGGAGAATctgaaacagcaagaaaatacgAATGATAGTTTCAGCAGTGAGAACTGTGTATTGGAAACATCCATTGGAAAGGATTCTGTAGTTTCAG AGTCCGATGTCTCCATAGGAGATGGAAGGTTCGGTAACTTGAATGAAAACCTGGGACAGAGCTGTACAACCAGTGATTCAG ATGAAGATGAAATGGAGAGCAGAGCTTCACCTGAGCCAGAAATGATCCTGAGAGATTACCAGATGGAAGTTGCAAAGCCAGCACTGAATGGGGAGAATATTATAATATGTCTCCCTACAGGCAGTGGTAAAACCAGAGTGGCTGTTTACATTACCAAAGATCACTTGGATAAGAAGAAAAGAGCATCAGAGCTTGGAAAAGTTATAGTACTTGTTAATAAG GTACCATTGGTAGAACAGCATTTACGAAAGGAGTTTAATCCATTCCTGAAGCGTTGGTATCAGGTTATTGGTTTAAGTGGTGATTCTCAGCTGAAAATCTCATTTCCTGAAGTTGTCAGAAGGAATGATGTCATCATCAGTACAGCACAGATCCTTGAGAATTCACTGTTAAATGCAgctgaagaagatgaagaaggtGTTCACTTATCAG aTTTTTCACTCATCATTATTGATGAGTGTCATCATACTCAAAAGGAGGGTGTCTACAACAATATAATGCGACgttacttaaaagaaaagatgaagaacaggaagctggcaaaagaaaacaaaccactgaTCCCACAGCCTCAGATTCTGGGACTTACAGCCTCACCTGGTGTAGGAGGTGCAACATCCTACTCAAAAGCTGAAGAGCATATTCTGAAA aTCTGTGCCAACCTTGATGCATGCAGAATCATGACTGTTGAAGAGCATGTCTCCCAGTTGAAGAATCAGGTGAAGGAACCATATAAGAAGACTGTGATTGCAGATGACAAAAGAAGG GATCCATTTAGAGAGAGAATTACTGAGATCATGACAGACATTCAAAACTATTGCCAGCTCTATCCAAAATCTGAGTTTGGAACTCAGCCATATGAACAGTGGGTGGttagagaagagaaaaaag ctgcaaaagaagaaaaacgTAAGGAGCGTGTCTGTGCAGAGCACTTGAAGAAATACAATGATGCTCTCCAGATAAATGACACTATCCGAATGGTAGATGCGTACAATCATCTAAATAACTTCTATAAGGAGGAGAAAAGTAAGAAGACAGTAAGGAgcgatgatgatgatgatgatgaaccAGCAGTATCAAAACAGGATGAAACAGATGAATTTCTAATAGGTTTATTTCATG caaaaaagaaacagctgaaagagTTGGCTAGAAAGCCAGAATATGAAAATGAGAAGCTAATACAGTTGCGAAACACTTTAATGGAGGAGTTCACGAAGACTAAGGAACCTAGAGGAATTATTTTCACAAAGACTCGGCTAAGTGCCGTTGCTCTGTTCCAGTGGATTAAGGATAACCCAAAATTTGAAGAAGTGGGAATTAAAGCCCATTACCTTATTGGTGCTGGACATAACAGTGAAATGAAACCCATGACTCAG aaTGAGCAAAGGGAAGTTATTGATAAATTCCGAGGTGGAAATGTAAATTTACTTATTGCTACTACTGTAGCTGAGGAGGGCCTAGACATCAAAGAGTGTAACATCGTTATTCGCTATGGCCTTGTCACCAATGAAATTGCTATGGTGCAG GCTCGTGGTCGAGCTCGAGCTGATGAGAGCACCTATGCACTTGTGGCTTCCAGTGGCTCAGGAGCTGTTGAACGTGAAGATGTTAATATTTTCCGTGAGAAAATGATGTATAAGGCCATTCAGCGTGTCCAGAAGATGCCACAGGAGGAGTATTTGAATAAG ATTCAGAATTTCCAGTTGCAAAGTATAgtggaaaaacaaatgaaggCAAAAAGAGATCAGTGCAAAATATACAAGAAAAATCCTTCACTAATAACATTCCTATGCAAAAATTGCCACAAGCTGATATGTTCTGGAGAAGACATCCAAGTTATTGAAAAAATGCATCATGTCAGTGTGAAAAATGATTTCCA aagtctttACCATACAAGAGAAAATAAGACACTGCAAGATAAGCATGCCGATTACCAGACAAATGGGGAAATAATATGTAAAGATTGTGGACAA GCTTGGGGAAATATGATGGTTCACCGAGGTCTTGACCTACCTTGTCTAAAGATTAGAAATTTTGTGGTTGTGTTTGAAgacaagaaaacaacaaagaacatttttaagaaatgggGAGAACTGCCTGTCACATTCCCTACTTTTGATTATGCAGCTCATTGTCCTTCAAGTGATGAAGATTAA
- the IFIH1 gene encoding interferon-induced helicase C domain-containing protein 1 isoform X2: MAGESRDERFLYLISCFRPRLKQFIRVQPVLDQLPSLSAEEREKVRAAALQRGEVAGAEELLRAVERGPRGCGWFHEFLQALEHGGCSLAACYVNPSLSHLPSPAEEADHDLCVHLVQLLHGTLVDRMQTMQVAEKCLQKGIFQDEDLDRIQTVTDNRGNRDGARELLSRIVQKKDWFSPFLVALRETQHGDLADDLSGNTGGRENRQNEMKSSTNEETEIKSQPGYAEMENLKQQENTNDSFSSENCVLETSIGKDSVVSESDVSIGDGRFGNLNENLGQSCTTSDSDEDEMESRASPEPEMILRDYQMEVAKPALNGENIIICLPTGSGKTRVAVYITKDHLDKKKRASELGKVIVLVNKVPLVEQHLRKEFNPFLKRWYQVIGLSGDSQLKISFPEVVRRNDVIISTAQILENSLLNAAEEDEEGVHLSDFSLIIIDECHHTQKEGVYNNIMRRYLKEKMKNRKLAKENKPLIPQPQILGLTASPGVGGATSYSKAEEHILKICANLDACRIMTVEEHVSQLKNQVKEPYKKTVIADDKRRDPFRERITEIMTDIQNYCQLYPKSEFGTQPYEQWVVREEKKAAKEEKRKERVCAEHLKKYNDALQINDTIRMVDAYNHLNNFYKEEKSKKTVRSDDDDDDEPAVSKQDETDEFLIGLFHAKKKQLKELARKPEYENEKLIQLRNTLMEEFTKTKEPRGIIFTKTRLSAVALFQWIKDNPKFEEVGIKAHYLIGAGHNSEMKPMTQNEQREVIDKFRGGNVNLLIATTVAEEGLDIKECNIVIRYGLVTNEIAMVQARGRARADESTYALVASSGSGAVEREDVNIFREKMMYKAIQRVQKMPQEEYLNKIQNFQLQSIVEKQMKAKRDQCKIYKKNPSLITFLCKNCHKLICSGEDIQVIEKMHHVSVKNDFHSMASEKNKLGLSPIITESLLFLL, from the exons ATGGCAGGGGAGTCCCGGGACGAGCGGTTCCTCTACCTCATCTCCTGCTTCAGGCCGCGGCTGAAGCAGTTCATCCGGGTGCAGCCGGTGCTGGACCAGCTGCCCTCGCTGAGCGcggaggagagggagaaggtgCGGGCGGCCGCGCTGCAGCGGGGCGAGGTGGCGGGGGCGGAGGAGCTGCTGCGGGCCGTGGAGCGGGGCCCCCGCGGTTGCGGCTGGTTTCACGAGTTCCTGCAGGCGCTGGAGCACGGCGGCTGCAGCCTGGCCGCCTGCTACGTGAACCCCAGCCTCAGCCACCTACCGTCGCCGGCCGAGGAGGCCGACCACGACCTCTGCGTGCACTTGGTGCAGCTGCTCCACGGCACGCTGGTGGATAGAATGCAGACCATGCAGGTGGCCGAGAAGTGCCTGCAGAAGGGCATCTTCCAGGATGAGGACCTGGATCGG ATCCAGACTGTTACTGACAATCGTGGGAACAGAGATGGTGCAAGGGAGCTACTGAGCAGAATAGTGCAGAAGAAAGATTGGTTCTCACCTTTTTTGGTTGCTCTGCGTGAAACCCAACATGGAGACCTTGCAGATGATTTAAGCGGAAATACAGGAG GAAGAGAGAATAGACAAAATGAGATGAAAAGCAGTACAAATGAAGAAACGGAAATTAAAAGCCAACCAGGATATGCTGAAATGGAGAATctgaaacagcaagaaaatacgAATGATAGTTTCAGCAGTGAGAACTGTGTATTGGAAACATCCATTGGAAAGGATTCTGTAGTTTCAG AGTCCGATGTCTCCATAGGAGATGGAAGGTTCGGTAACTTGAATGAAAACCTGGGACAGAGCTGTACAACCAGTGATTCAG ATGAAGATGAAATGGAGAGCAGAGCTTCACCTGAGCCAGAAATGATCCTGAGAGATTACCAGATGGAAGTTGCAAAGCCAGCACTGAATGGGGAGAATATTATAATATGTCTCCCTACAGGCAGTGGTAAAACCAGAGTGGCTGTTTACATTACCAAAGATCACTTGGATAAGAAGAAAAGAGCATCAGAGCTTGGAAAAGTTATAGTACTTGTTAATAAG GTACCATTGGTAGAACAGCATTTACGAAAGGAGTTTAATCCATTCCTGAAGCGTTGGTATCAGGTTATTGGTTTAAGTGGTGATTCTCAGCTGAAAATCTCATTTCCTGAAGTTGTCAGAAGGAATGATGTCATCATCAGTACAGCACAGATCCTTGAGAATTCACTGTTAAATGCAgctgaagaagatgaagaaggtGTTCACTTATCAG aTTTTTCACTCATCATTATTGATGAGTGTCATCATACTCAAAAGGAGGGTGTCTACAACAATATAATGCGACgttacttaaaagaaaagatgaagaacaggaagctggcaaaagaaaacaaaccactgaTCCCACAGCCTCAGATTCTGGGACTTACAGCCTCACCTGGTGTAGGAGGTGCAACATCCTACTCAAAAGCTGAAGAGCATATTCTGAAA aTCTGTGCCAACCTTGATGCATGCAGAATCATGACTGTTGAAGAGCATGTCTCCCAGTTGAAGAATCAGGTGAAGGAACCATATAAGAAGACTGTGATTGCAGATGACAAAAGAAGG GATCCATTTAGAGAGAGAATTACTGAGATCATGACAGACATTCAAAACTATTGCCAGCTCTATCCAAAATCTGAGTTTGGAACTCAGCCATATGAACAGTGGGTGGttagagaagagaaaaaag ctgcaaaagaagaaaaacgTAAGGAGCGTGTCTGTGCAGAGCACTTGAAGAAATACAATGATGCTCTCCAGATAAATGACACTATCCGAATGGTAGATGCGTACAATCATCTAAATAACTTCTATAAGGAGGAGAAAAGTAAGAAGACAGTAAGGAgcgatgatgatgatgatgatgaaccAGCAGTATCAAAACAGGATGAAACAGATGAATTTCTAATAGGTTTATTTCATG caaaaaagaaacagctgaaagagTTGGCTAGAAAGCCAGAATATGAAAATGAGAAGCTAATACAGTTGCGAAACACTTTAATGGAGGAGTTCACGAAGACTAAGGAACCTAGAGGAATTATTTTCACAAAGACTCGGCTAAGTGCCGTTGCTCTGTTCCAGTGGATTAAGGATAACCCAAAATTTGAAGAAGTGGGAATTAAAGCCCATTACCTTATTGGTGCTGGACATAACAGTGAAATGAAACCCATGACTCAG aaTGAGCAAAGGGAAGTTATTGATAAATTCCGAGGTGGAAATGTAAATTTACTTATTGCTACTACTGTAGCTGAGGAGGGCCTAGACATCAAAGAGTGTAACATCGTTATTCGCTATGGCCTTGTCACCAATGAAATTGCTATGGTGCAG GCTCGTGGTCGAGCTCGAGCTGATGAGAGCACCTATGCACTTGTGGCTTCCAGTGGCTCAGGAGCTGTTGAACGTGAAGATGTTAATATTTTCCGTGAGAAAATGATGTATAAGGCCATTCAGCGTGTCCAGAAGATGCCACAGGAGGAGTATTTGAATAAG ATTCAGAATTTCCAGTTGCAAAGTATAgtggaaaaacaaatgaaggCAAAAAGAGATCAGTGCAAAATATACAAGAAAAATCCTTCACTAATAACATTCCTATGCAAAAATTGCCACAAGCTGATATGTTCTGGAGAAGACATCCAAGTTATTGAAAAAATGCATCATGTCAGTGTGAAAAATGATTTCCA CTCCAtggcatctgaaaaaaacaagctAGGTCTATCCCCTATTATAACAGAGAGCCTGCTGTTCCTGCTTTAA
- the IFIH1 gene encoding interferon-induced helicase C domain-containing protein 1 isoform X1, with the protein MAGESRDERFLYLISCFRPRLKQFIRVQPVLDQLPSLSAEEREKVRAAALQRGEVAGAEELLRAVERGPRGCGWFHEFLQALEHGGCSLAACYVNPSLSHLPSPAEEADHDLCVHLVQLLHGTLVDRMQTMQVAEKCLQKGIFQDEDLDRIQTVTDNRGNRDGARELLSRIVQKKDWFSPFLVALRETQHGDLADDLSGNTGGRENRQNEMKSSTNEETEIKSQPGYAEMENLKQQENTNDSFSSENCVLETSIGKDSVVSESDVSIGDGRFGNLNENLGQSCTTSDSDEDEMESRASPEPEMILRDYQMEVAKPALNGENIIICLPTGSGKTRVAVYITKDHLDKKKRASELGKVIVLVNKVPLVEQHLRKEFNPFLKRWYQVIGLSGDSQLKISFPEVVRRNDVIISTAQILENSLLNAAEEDEEGVHLSDFSLIIIDECHHTQKEGVYNNIMRRYLKEKMKNRKLAKENKPLIPQPQILGLTASPGVGGATSYSKAEEHILKICANLDACRIMTVEEHVSQLKNQVKEPYKKTVIADDKRRDPFRERITEIMTDIQNYCQLYPKSEFGTQPYEQWVVREEKKAAKEEKRKERVCAEHLKKYNDALQINDTIRMVDAYNHLNNFYKEEKSKKTVRSDDDDDDEPAVSKQDETDEFLIGLFHAKKKQLKELARKPEYENEKLIQLRNTLMEEFTKTKEPRGIIFTKTRLSAVALFQWIKDNPKFEEVGIKAHYLIGAGHNSEMKPMTQNEQREVIDKFRGGNVNLLIATTVAEEGLDIKECNIVIRYGLVTNEIAMVQARGRARADESTYALVASSGSGAVEREDVNIFREKMMYKAIQRVQKMPQEEYLNKIQNFQLQSIVEKQMKAKRDQCKIYKKNPSLITFLCKNCHKLICSGEDIQVIEKMHHVSVKNDFQSLYHTRENKTLQDKHADYQTNGEIICKDCGQAWGNMMVHRGLDLPCLKIRNFVVVFEDKKTTKNIFKKWGELPVTFPTFDYAAHCPSSDED; encoded by the exons ATGGCAGGGGAGTCCCGGGACGAGCGGTTCCTCTACCTCATCTCCTGCTTCAGGCCGCGGCTGAAGCAGTTCATCCGGGTGCAGCCGGTGCTGGACCAGCTGCCCTCGCTGAGCGcggaggagagggagaaggtgCGGGCGGCCGCGCTGCAGCGGGGCGAGGTGGCGGGGGCGGAGGAGCTGCTGCGGGCCGTGGAGCGGGGCCCCCGCGGTTGCGGCTGGTTTCACGAGTTCCTGCAGGCGCTGGAGCACGGCGGCTGCAGCCTGGCCGCCTGCTACGTGAACCCCAGCCTCAGCCACCTACCGTCGCCGGCCGAGGAGGCCGACCACGACCTCTGCGTGCACTTGGTGCAGCTGCTCCACGGCACGCTGGTGGATAGAATGCAGACCATGCAGGTGGCCGAGAAGTGCCTGCAGAAGGGCATCTTCCAGGATGAGGACCTGGATCGG ATCCAGACTGTTACTGACAATCGTGGGAACAGAGATGGTGCAAGGGAGCTACTGAGCAGAATAGTGCAGAAGAAAGATTGGTTCTCACCTTTTTTGGTTGCTCTGCGTGAAACCCAACATGGAGACCTTGCAGATGATTTAAGCGGAAATACAGGAG GAAGAGAGAATAGACAAAATGAGATGAAAAGCAGTACAAATGAAGAAACGGAAATTAAAAGCCAACCAGGATATGCTGAAATGGAGAATctgaaacagcaagaaaatacgAATGATAGTTTCAGCAGTGAGAACTGTGTATTGGAAACATCCATTGGAAAGGATTCTGTAGTTTCAG AGTCCGATGTCTCCATAGGAGATGGAAGGTTCGGTAACTTGAATGAAAACCTGGGACAGAGCTGTACAACCAGTGATTCAG ATGAAGATGAAATGGAGAGCAGAGCTTCACCTGAGCCAGAAATGATCCTGAGAGATTACCAGATGGAAGTTGCAAAGCCAGCACTGAATGGGGAGAATATTATAATATGTCTCCCTACAGGCAGTGGTAAAACCAGAGTGGCTGTTTACATTACCAAAGATCACTTGGATAAGAAGAAAAGAGCATCAGAGCTTGGAAAAGTTATAGTACTTGTTAATAAG GTACCATTGGTAGAACAGCATTTACGAAAGGAGTTTAATCCATTCCTGAAGCGTTGGTATCAGGTTATTGGTTTAAGTGGTGATTCTCAGCTGAAAATCTCATTTCCTGAAGTTGTCAGAAGGAATGATGTCATCATCAGTACAGCACAGATCCTTGAGAATTCACTGTTAAATGCAgctgaagaagatgaagaaggtGTTCACTTATCAG aTTTTTCACTCATCATTATTGATGAGTGTCATCATACTCAAAAGGAGGGTGTCTACAACAATATAATGCGACgttacttaaaagaaaagatgaagaacaggaagctggcaaaagaaaacaaaccactgaTCCCACAGCCTCAGATTCTGGGACTTACAGCCTCACCTGGTGTAGGAGGTGCAACATCCTACTCAAAAGCTGAAGAGCATATTCTGAAA aTCTGTGCCAACCTTGATGCATGCAGAATCATGACTGTTGAAGAGCATGTCTCCCAGTTGAAGAATCAGGTGAAGGAACCATATAAGAAGACTGTGATTGCAGATGACAAAAGAAGG GATCCATTTAGAGAGAGAATTACTGAGATCATGACAGACATTCAAAACTATTGCCAGCTCTATCCAAAATCTGAGTTTGGAACTCAGCCATATGAACAGTGGGTGGttagagaagagaaaaaag ctgcaaaagaagaaaaacgTAAGGAGCGTGTCTGTGCAGAGCACTTGAAGAAATACAATGATGCTCTCCAGATAAATGACACTATCCGAATGGTAGATGCGTACAATCATCTAAATAACTTCTATAAGGAGGAGAAAAGTAAGAAGACAGTAAGGAgcgatgatgatgatgatgatgaaccAGCAGTATCAAAACAGGATGAAACAGATGAATTTCTAATAGGTTTATTTCATG caaaaaagaaacagctgaaagagTTGGCTAGAAAGCCAGAATATGAAAATGAGAAGCTAATACAGTTGCGAAACACTTTAATGGAGGAGTTCACGAAGACTAAGGAACCTAGAGGAATTATTTTCACAAAGACTCGGCTAAGTGCCGTTGCTCTGTTCCAGTGGATTAAGGATAACCCAAAATTTGAAGAAGTGGGAATTAAAGCCCATTACCTTATTGGTGCTGGACATAACAGTGAAATGAAACCCATGACTCAG aaTGAGCAAAGGGAAGTTATTGATAAATTCCGAGGTGGAAATGTAAATTTACTTATTGCTACTACTGTAGCTGAGGAGGGCCTAGACATCAAAGAGTGTAACATCGTTATTCGCTATGGCCTTGTCACCAATGAAATTGCTATGGTGCAG GCTCGTGGTCGAGCTCGAGCTGATGAGAGCACCTATGCACTTGTGGCTTCCAGTGGCTCAGGAGCTGTTGAACGTGAAGATGTTAATATTTTCCGTGAGAAAATGATGTATAAGGCCATTCAGCGTGTCCAGAAGATGCCACAGGAGGAGTATTTGAATAAG ATTCAGAATTTCCAGTTGCAAAGTATAgtggaaaaacaaatgaaggCAAAAAGAGATCAGTGCAAAATATACAAGAAAAATCCTTCACTAATAACATTCCTATGCAAAAATTGCCACAAGCTGATATGTTCTGGAGAAGACATCCAAGTTATTGAAAAAATGCATCATGTCAGTGTGAAAAATGATTTCCA aagtctttACCATACAAGAGAAAATAAGACACTGCAAGATAAGCATGCCGATTACCAGACAAATGGGGAAATAATATGTAAAGATTGTGGACAA GCTTGGGGAAATATGATGGTTCACCGAGGTCTTGACCTACCTTGTCTAAAGATTAGAAATTTTGTGGTTGTGTTTGAAgacaagaaaacaacaaagaacatttttaagaaatgggGAGAACTGCCTGTCACATTCCCTACTTTTGATTATGCAGCTCATTGTCCTTCAAGTGATGAAGATTAA